CTCTCGCACCGGGGTTAGATGGGTTTGATTTTGAAATGCAGTCCAATCAATGAGAACACAAGACACTTTAGATCCTGCACGAGGTAGTAGAACCCGCGGAGTCCTTCCGGATCTTTGGACTGATTCACGTCCACCAGCGAACCCGTTTTGGATGTGGTGAAAGAGATGTGCTCATCGCCTATCACTATTTCTAACTCCTGCAAAAACCGAAAACACACAGCCGGTTAATGACCCAAAACCAACTCCCAACTAAAATCATCCATACCTGTCGTCCTACACGATCCGGCGGTGGCCACAGGGAATCATCTTCTGCCATAATTTCCGAATCCAGGATGATACGCTTTAGCTCCTCCATTACTGCCTGATGCACGTACGCTTCCTTCCGGATCATGGTGTCGTTCTTGTAGTTGGAATTGTTTGCGTACCGCAGCTTACCATCCGGCCGGAACTCAAACTCCAGAAACTCATGCCCAAACTTGCCCTTGTGACCAACGTAGTAACGCAAATAGAAATCTTCCGTGCTGGACATTTTCGGTGCGGGCTTTCTTTTCCTCGCGGCAAATaccttttcgctttttttgctttcctctACCGTTTATATCGAGCTAGGGAGGTTAAGTCATTTGCAACGGTTTGACAGCTAAAGGCAAGTTTATACGTTTCGTTAAAATGGCGGGTCTGAGAGTAACACCGTACCCAGCTGACAGAGTATCTGAACATAACAAACAAGCCGTTAATAAGGCAATATCAGTGAACTAGTGATTAAATCATTCTTATCATCCTTCAGGATAAAATTATGCCACATTTCGATATGCAAAGGAAAATTTTGGCAGTATTTGGTGTCAGATTCAACTACttgctttatttattgtttgtttaatgagCTTCTTCGTGTAACATGTATCAGGGGGTTTACATACGTATTGCTTTCTACTTAAAATCTGTAATTAAATAGCTCTACATCAACGACAACTCGCCTGATTGTTCCGCGATCGATAAGAAAACTGCGTTCCACAATATGCTACCATTCGTACCCGGTAATTGTTAAGTTCGTGTTTAAGATGTAATAACTGGCATCGTGTGTTATGTGCACAGTTACTCAAATACCCTATCTGCTTAACAAATAACTTAACTCGAAATAGTACGTCGTAAATTGTTTACACAAACAACATTGCTTCCGTTATTAGCAAAAACAGGTATAAACAGCTCGCTTAATGCTTTTCTGTTAACTTTGCTGTAGTCGTTCCTAGTATCGGATATCGCTAAAAGGAGCGGTTAATTACCAAAAATTGAGGGTTTTTATCACTAGCACTACAGGGATCATTCTTCTATGCTACTAcataacataaacaaatataaaatgcAACTAGAACTAGTCGGGTACGGGAACGCAACGTTCCCTTTGTTTTTTCTACTCTATCTCTCTCGATCTCTCTGTAACgtacaataaaaaatgggAGGCACTTGATTTGATTTTGACATCCGCTTATGGTTTCACGTTTTCAGTTCTAGTTCGTGATGTTTCTGGTCGCAATTTTGTTGCATCTACTTCACTATATACATCGAACTGGCGGGAGTGGTAAGGCTGAGCAAATTACAAATACTACCAGTTGGTAAACAAattgtaatttaataaaaatggaTAGCCCCAAACTGACCAACACTACCGAGAAGCCTTTGTTTCGTCTGCATAACAAAATGTGGCTTGGTGGTGTTAGGTAAGGTAATGCTCTAGCTACGCGAAAAGGTAAAAGTAAAGTGTAGTTGAGTAAAATACTTGTAACGCTTCTATGTACAACCTTTATAACCTAATACAACAACTATATCCGTCTAATTAAGTTTTCTTTGAGACACACAAGGTACACATACGCTTATCGTTTCTAGAATCTGGCTGCACGGTTCGCATTGGCTATACCTGTTTAAATATactgttatttttgtttgttcagttTGAATCGATCGATTCTTCGATATGAGCTTTATCAAGTACATTATAAGCACGTAGATATGGACaaattttatatgtttttttttgtatgcaatcGTCTACATATAAATACGTACGCATCCGAACAGTAAGATCATTTCATCACGCATAAATGCAACCGGTATCAAACAACTATTATCGACGCACGTCGCGGTAAAATGTTTCCTATAAAACGTTTCGCCTAAGTACGGTTTTGCAAAAAGCacacttttcttttgttttcttgttctcGTACAAACGTTCCTTCAAACAGGTGTATATATTGAGCTCACGGTCTAAACGTTTCATTGGTTTTTGTTAACAATCGCACTACTTTGCTTAAAAAAGTGGTGTAAGGCAAGATTTTGTTTCACAGGATGGATTGCATTTGTTTTCGCTCTCATTTCTAACAGAGTACATCGGTTGCCTCCagtcttttccttttccgagGAGTGTTGTGTACGCCTAGTGGTGGAGTGAGCAGTTTCCAAACATGAGGTCTTTTGGGAGGCGCTGTAGATTCAACATGAGAAGGCTAATCTTATCTTAAATTGGTAGGTAGGACATAAACAAGAAATAATAAAGCTGtcttgttttcataaaaaaaaaacaaatgatacTAGTTATACATAAGGATCATATAAAAGTGGAAGACAAATATGGGGATTAGACGACAGGGTTTCCGCGCCATTTGTAAGTGACGCTTTAATTTTTGGTGAACTTTAAAATGAAAcctggagatttttttttcgagaacCGGATCtgaattacttttttttcctttctagaTGTGCCAGATTATTGCTAGGAAATAGAGAAAACATCGTGACCACATCAGAGGTATATCACACGATGGGACTGGTACCAAAATCCACGCAGCGCTTAATCAACAGTCAGACAAACACGACAAATATAACTCTGTTCGAAGTGCTCTGTCAACAGTCGTGTGAAAAATGCtagaacaaaatcaaacaaaaaatataggCTTGTTCCATACGGATTGCGCACGTGTAGATAATTTCTAAGCGATAATCAAACTTGCCATACAGAATCAATCTGTCTTGTTCAATTTCGCGTTTGTTTGACAAGTTCGATCCCAGGGTTCCATTTGTCTGcaaagaatttttaaaatgtcatGTTAACACTTCTTCAAAAGGATTGAAATTGAACATCGTTAATATTATCCCATACATGTTCAGTGTTCCAAATTATTTAGCACGAATTCAAAACTCTTGCATGACACACCTGTCATCCCATATCGTGGCACAATGACACACTGCGTTGTTGCATTGGCACGTATTTTTGGGCTACCGTGTAACTGTGCTGTGAAAAGAAAAGGGTAAAACTataacagaacaaaacaatagaatcGATGAGATAATTTTGCAACAGATTCCCACAGAGCGGAGCGCGCAGCACATATAGCAAAAAGGAAGGTTAAAGTAATGTGAAGCAAATTTCATAACTCATGCTCGGTGCGCCACACGTACGGTACATGCGTACGTAACGTTATTCAATGACACACAACTTGGTAACCGATGCAGGTAGGTAGTTGCGTTAAAATTAATTGTCTCGCGATTTCACCCAGGTTTTTTGGGACAAATTGGATgtcagataaaaaaaaacgacttaATTAAGGGTCCGCTTTCGTCATTAGAGTTGAGGGCAAATAAATCGATACTTAATCGGTAGCACAACACCACACGGTGACGTCTATGACTTTGGTTAATGTTTGTCGTGGACGAGCAGTGCATTACTTCTCATCCATCGAGTCTGGCGGCTGGGCAAGCGTACGATGCCGCTCGGCCAGCTGCTGTTGCAGCCGTATCCTCAATCAGGAAATTATTGCCGGATACCGGTTGATGGTTGGTCCATTGCTACCGCTCAcagtgctgttgctgctcacGTACAGATCCGTGTTGGAGCTAAGCATTGgaccgccgccgccaccattTATAGTCCCACCGATTCCGTTCGGGACGGACGTTGGGACGCTCGGTTGAATGAGAGATCCGATCGCCGGATGCATGATACCATCGCGCGGACTATCGATCGTTAGCTTCACCTGCAAACCGGACTCCTTGATCAGGTTGACCACATCGCTATGGCTCATGCCGGTAATGTCGATCGAGTTAACCGCGATAATGCGATCGCCTATCTTCAGCTCACCACACCGCTCGGCCGGACTGCCCGGAATGAGATCACCGATGGATGAGCCCAAAAATTGGCCAGATGACGAGATGATGACGAACCCAAATCCTTCGTTTTCTTTCCGCGTCACAAGAACATTGTAAGGGTAGCGAGGATTCGGTGGCAAaggtggtggcggtgggaCCATTGGTTTTGAGAGTTGTCGCCTCCGTAGAATCATGGTCACCTGTCCCCGGAGACCCGCTTCACCCATCAGCTGCACTACACGATGATGAGAGGCATtttcctacaaaaaaaaaacaaaaaaaatgttgtcaTGAAAACGTTTAGCCATTTTACTGCTCTTTCTAGTAAAATTTAAATGCGTTTGAAAGCTGGACCCACTTCCCGTttttttcaagttgaactgGTATGTGTTGAGGTAGATGTGGAAATATTAGATAAAGCTTAGAACAGAATCAACTTCCTTTTGAGCAAAGCCCATGAAAATGCGAAGAACTTTAAGATCTATGGACACAttctttttctatttaaaCAGCAAccagaaataaatattaatattactGGATACAATAACAGTTATTTAAGAGTAATTTAAGCAGGTTTGTCTTGGTGAGTGTTCGGCAGTctttataataaacaaataaaaccatacACCCTGTGAAGTTGCAATGGTTCCACAGCTACTTTTACATATCTTTCACTTCAACTATAAAAGAAGTTATAAATGGTTCCAACTGTACAACAAATTTAACTTAAATCCATGCAATAAATCACCGCCTGCTAGAGATCACGGTTACTTACCACATTAACTCCATTAATGTTCAGTATCTCGTCACCGGTAGCGATACGTGTATCCTTGTCCGCGGCACCACCAGGCACAATATGGCCCACCGTTACCTGTGAGCCTTCCTCCGTGCCGCCTACGATGCGGAAGCCAAACCCAAGCGCTTGCCGTTCGAGCGTCACCTCCGTCAGGCTGTATTCATCGAGCCCATGGTGGACACCACCGTACCCGTTATTCCCACCCATTCCCGGGCCGCCGTAAATGTTGTGGTGCGGATGTTGCGATGGCgagtgttgctgttgctgaccGGGCGCCACCATCTTCCAGCTGTTCCCGGGTGGACCATGCAAACTGGGCACTGGATTGCCGTAGAAATGGGAACCCATTGGTGGTTGCTGCTGTGTGTCGTACAGCGACATCCCGTTGCCACCGCCAGGCGACTGTTGCAGATGGTGCATGGGAGGATGCGGTGGAccaccctgctgctgctgctgcaggggATGGTGATGAGGAAGGTAAAGGTTGTCATACTGTGGAATCGGACCGACCGGTGGACCGGGATTACCCGTCTGTTGCATAGATCGTTTCCGATCCATCAAATAATCGTTCAACCGCTTGCCGATGTTGTCACTCATTTGCGGCGGAAGGCTGTACGTCCCGTGCGGTGAGGGATTCATCTGGTGCATCTGCTGGGCGGAAAATTGGCGATTCATgagatgttgttgctgctgctgctggatgtgatgctgttgctgctgctgctgctgttggcggAAGTCTTGGCAATCATAGCAGAAGCAGTTATCGTGATGATACGGCCCTTGTCCAAGCGGCGGTACCGGTGGTGGAGGAACAAGGGGTGGCGAGTATAGCTGATTGTAACCACCACCCGGTGGACCATTCACACCACCACCTCCCGGTCCTCCCATGGCGTTGGTTTGGTGGAAGCCACCGGTCTGATACTGATGGTTTCCCGACTGCCCATGGTTGTGGTAGATGGCCGTATCACTCGTACTGTTGTTCGAGCTTCCGATCGTTAGCTCCCCTAAGCGATCCGCCAGATTCTGGTGCTTCATGTGCcccggatgctgcagatgATGCTGGAACGGATCGTCCCCATGcagctgatggtgatggtgatgatacaGACCAATATCATTCGCAATGGAATCGTTATCGTGTGTGCTACTGTTAGATTTCATATTCAGCTCCAGCTTGGATTCGGTCACACTcttaccaccaccaacaccgtcCAACTCTATCTCCTCCGCATTAAGCTCGGCCAAAGGCAACGAGGGTGTCTTGGCACGGGCACGCGTATCGACGAGCGGTGTTTTTGGCCTTGTGGGTAAAATTTCCTTCGTCTGCGTACTGTAAAGATCAGCCGTTGGTGTTTTGCTGCGAAACAAATTTCCCGGACCGTCCTTTTTCAACATTCCACCGTTACCACCAAATTTGGCCATCTCTATACTCTTCCGCAACTTGTTTGTCAGTTTGCTGCTTGCGGGTAGCGAAGAAGAGGATACTGCTCCGGGACCAACCAGCATACCACCGGCGGCACCCGGCCCTCGCTGAACCTTCAGTGTGGTTTCGATGTTCTTCGGACAATCCTTCAGCACCTGCACCACCTCATTGTGGCTCATGTCCTTCACGGGGATCGAGTTAATGCTCAACAGTACGTCGCCTTCCTGCAGGTTCTTGCAACACTGTCGATCGAGGATTTTCTTCACTCGCTGCCCGTACGAACTGTCCGTGATGGTAAACCCAAACCCATTATCACTCTTCACGATGTTAATGTGCAGTATCTCCGGCACTAGATCGTACTGTTTGCCCTTGTTGTAATGCTGCTGGTACGACAGCGTATCGTTGAAGTAAACATCACCCCCATTGGACGTGATTGTGGGCCCATTACCATGCATCGCGGACGATTGTATTTTTGCCAGTGGATTCTTCTGCTGCACATCCGAACCGGCCGACGAGTGATCCACCATAAAGCCACCGTTTTCCAGAAACTTTAACTCGCCGTCCGCTATCACGGCTCCACCATTCTGTACCAAACCGTCGACCGCGATCGTCGTCACCACTTCCGTGTTGGGATCGTTCGGATCGAACGGTAGCGGGTAACCCCGACATATATCCAGATGTACCTCCTCGCCGGGCAATATGGACTGAAAAATGTTCACCATCTCGTGATGCGTGAAGCCTAGCACGCAAATATCGTTCACGTACACCAGCACGTCGCCCATCTTCAGCTGACCATCCATCCAAGCCGGCCCGTTCGGTACGATCGATTTGATCTGCAGAAACTCCTCCACATTGTCATCACCGCCGACGATCGTGAACCCCAAGCCGCGGATGGATTTCACCAGCGTCGTCATTAATCGCTCCCCACGCAGACTGGCCGGGTTCTTGGTGAAATGATTCACACGTCCACCGACGCCCCCAACACCGCCAGTTGCACCACCGTTGCCGTTCGGTCCCAGCTGTCCCCCTGCGTCAAGTGCACCGGGTCCATTCCCATCCACCGTGAGCATCGTCGAAGAGCTGCCACGTTCCTGCATACGTTTTGCCTGCAGGACCGGGTTCTCGTACTGCGTCTTTCGGTTGACGTGATCGATGTAGTACGTGCCGTAATGTGGATCGCATATCTTTTCCCATCCGTACGGCAACTCGTCGTCTTGGCAGTCTTCGAGCGATTTTTTCTGAAACTTGGACAGCCGTGGATCCAACCAGTGTGACGTTCCGGTGTTGTGACTGTAACGGGAAGGGCGTGCACAGGAAGACAAAAATAGTAAATCACATGTTTTGCTTATCAATTAGGCAAAGacgacagcaacaaaaaaataaagttgTCAGCACAAAACGCTAAACACGCtctaatttttttcttcaaacagtATAAGCAATGTAGCCATTTTGGCTGGCAAAGGTTTCtttaaattacattaattttaCGGGTTTAACAATCCCACTGTTGataaggggatatgatgataTGCACTCAGAAACTCAACAGAGGGTAATTTTTGGGGAACCCTAATTCTTCGAAATTAGTGTTGACTGAATCTAATTCTGAGTGTTCTGATCTGATCTAAAGATTCATTATGCTCAACAACATTATccgaaataattttaaaaattatcactataaaaaaacatagtAAAACACTTGGTATTTCTAGTGTAAATAACAACGAATTGAGCATTTTTCGTGTCAGCTATAGAAACAATGACGTTTCCTTTTTGGGATAGCAAATGAGTCAGATTCTTTGTGCGTCACACGAATTTGCAACCAGACGGTGTTTGTTTGGATATCTCTGTTTTTGCGCGTAAGAATAAGAGAGTGCGAGGAAGAAGCTTTCGTGCTACATCTACAATACATAATTTACCtaaaataaatagtaaaaCGTTACTTCACACAAATGAAAATGTCATACAACTTACTCAATGAAATAAACTTCGCCACTGTCCGTGTACGCTTTCTCCCACTTTGGTGGTAACGGGCCCAAACCATCCTCGTCCTCCAGGTGATGTGAAGAAAGGTCCGTTTTTTGGTCGTAGAAGCTACCCGTTTCACTGTCACCCGTTGCTATCGAAACGCTACCATCGTTGCTTTGCTGCTGCATCggcagatgatgatggtgatggtggttatgctgctgctgctgctgttgatgaagGTGTTGATTATGGTGGTGTGGATGTGGTGgcaaattgttgttgctgatgctgccgTTGCCACCGTTGGTTGGTGTTCCACCGGCCGATCCCGGCACACCGTTCAGTGCCACCGACTGACCATTGTTGTTCCCTTCGAGGGCGGTGACGCTGGGCGGGACATGCACACCAGTTCCACCCTGCGCATTGTTATCACTGCTAACGCCCCCTTGTGGGGCGTCCTTGCCGGAGTCAGATTTCACACCCATGCCGTTGCTGCCGATGGGACCCGATTGACTCATTACGTTTCACTTCCGTGTGGGTGGTGGATGGACACACAATGCGATATGCGTCCAGGTTGCCAGCGTAATTACAACCACCCCACACACCCGGGGGTAATGCAACGAACGGGGAAACAATCACGTGTTTTAGAAGATTACAATAATTCTATGCACGAGCACACCTAGAGCAGCTAATTGCCTAGCACACTGGGGAGGTTTCACTGAATCTGGAGTATCGTAGAGAGAAAAGAATCACACCGTTTGATGAAAAACTGTTGCACAACAGTAAAataggggtttgtttttgtgtaacGCATCAAACACTTTGACCCAGCGGAGGAAGAGCATCTCGCAAGGGCATTTGGAACACGGAGCACACGATCGGTTTCGGTGTGTGACGGTCGATGGCCAAAAATATACACTTTCACCAGTGAGCTCACACACGcgctcgcacacacaaacaccattCCAgaagggaggggaggggggtggaAGTCTCACTGGCctctgcgtttttttttaatcgtcGGATGTTCGGATGGAAACCTCTGCTTCACCTTGATTGGTGATGATCGACCGATCGTTTGCTGGAGGTCACCCGTTTACGAAAGCCACACCTGTCACACGCGTCGACCGTCATCACAAAACGGCGAAAAAGCGAGAGCgcgacacatacacacacacgcgcgagATGCACTATTTTCCAACCTGGAAATGTGACGTGCAGCAGAAATGAAGAGAAACTTCAAACGCGATGCATAGTGCATCCACGTGCGGGGACACAACTGCGAATCAATGCGTTGTGGTGCGAGGTAAACACAGACACGAAGCAGTCGCCGTATGACCGGTTGATGACGTTGCCTTATGAACCAACAAATTCCTTTCTCTGGTACGATCGAAGCTGGCGGCGGTatatcatcatcagcatcatcattcaACCGCCGTTGCACGTTTCCACCTTTTACTAATACGCGGTGTTGTATAAAGGCTATGAATCACTACCGGCGGtatgtgttttcttcttcctttcttctttctcttctttctgATTCACACATTAGCGACGATCGTCGAAGCACTGTGCACGGAATTTAATACATGCTCACTGGTCACCACTCTGTGATTTTGCGGACGGACGATGAGATTCCGCTTGTGCACGAATATGGGCTAACACTGGAAAAGCAATAGGCACACGCAGGTcgataaaaaacaacaacaacaataacaacagctACCACGGCATGGAATGTGACCCgaggtattttatttttgttttattccaccACAACCATACAAAAGGGTTTCACCCCCACCCACAGTGGTGATTCGCAATTTACGTGCTTTTGGTCACCGCCCGTCACTAATACACGGTTCGGAGTCCGCACACGGTTTTGTACAGGactggtggtgtttttttttgtgattttgtttttcaagctgctaaCCCTTCACCGGAAATAcctttacacacacacgcgtaaaCACACTGcaataaaaatcacttttacCTGGGCGCGTGAGTGTGggtttattaaaaacaaagtaaaaatgtttataGTAGGCTGTTTAAAATGTACTGTGGTACCTCGAAATACGAGCATAAATCGTAACATTTGCTCGTATGTCAAATTAgtcgcgtgtttttttttctccaatgAAACTCATTGGATGGCAAAAAACGAAATCTTCAGAAGAATATTCATGAACAACATTTTCTTCTATTAAAAGATCCTAAGGATCTATTCCTAGGATTTCCTTACAGCCTCTTACTGTGAATCTAGATCTTGTTACTCCTCAGTTGTCAGTTCACGAGGCTCTTCCTTGAAAACTTCGGCCACAATTCTCTTATCCACTGCCAGATCCATGAATTTTCGAAGAGAAACAACCTCTTCTACCATTGAATATCGAACGTGTAACTATTCGGTAGTCAGCTTCTGAGATTCGATCACATTTCTACATCATTCTCCAGTCTGGAGTCTGGTCCTTTCAACAACAACTTCGGGACATAGCATCTTTCCTGCGGAGGTCTTAGGATTATGTAATTCTTAGGCAATATCTCGATGTCAAAGAGCTCATTTCAGGACTCTCGAAAAGAAGAGAaggtacggaggattggttcgaatgagattttggaccagttctgtcgtgtgaagaccggcgccgctaccaatacaccatcgggCCACCCCGTTCGGTGCTACAAAATTTTTAAACGATTTAACTAAgatttttctatttcattaataaatttcaaCAATTGTAACTAGAACTTTTAAAAACTATTACTAATTTTGGTTTCGTACCGGTTCTTTAAATATCCGCACCGCGGAACGTTACAAAATGGAGTGAAAAATGAACGGTGAAGCATTTAAATTGGAATGCTATTTTTCCCTCACACAAACACGTAAACTCTACACTGCCCATTATCATTCAACCTGTTGGTCCCTTCATGTCGGCCCCGGTTTTTTGAGCATAAAAATCGGTCACCGCACACATATCGTCCACCAACCAAATTGGGAGGGTCATTTCAACGAGCGATgggcaaaagaaagaaagaagaaaaacgcacacactcgATAAGGGTTCGGCTCTTTCACGGTGCTCTTTAACtttcttttcattcattcttcGATGGTCACATATTTTCCCGAGCAAACGATAGGGTAGGAGGGTTGACCAAGAGAGCTTTCTTCAGCGAAAAATCAACCAGCGAATGAAAAATTTTGTCCGCGCGAATCATCACCGATGGTGCCTTCTGTCCGTGAGTAGAGCAGATCGTTCCCGgtgctactactgctactggtgtgaccaagatggcaagCAAGCGAAACGCGGTGGAATGAGCGAAGTGGCGAAAGTTGCATAATAAACATGTCATTACACTTCTATCATTTATCTCCCATTGCCCCTTTCCGCTCGATGCCGTATGCTACTTCTCATgcttgatgatgttgatgatggtggcgtTTCTCAAGTTCTCTTCCTCGTCGCAGCACACCTGCTACTACGATGGATCTCGCAACAAGAAGCATTGCCTATGCACGCCGTGCAAACAGGTTAATGATGTTCCATGGGACAGAAAGGCAAAGGCTACTAAACCGtaaacttttgttttctttgctccCCTTCTCTcttgcatacacacacaaacacacacacatggacaGCGGGTGTGCTGGGTGTTTTTTCTCACCGTAGcagcacacatacaaaccCGAACACCAACTCAGCAACATCGCGACTGCATGCTTTGCAACGGATACATAATTATGTACACCACACATTAATGAAAGTCGCTTCGTCGATTCCCTCTGGTAATCGTACGTTTCCCACCGCCCGCTATGCTTCTTTGGGTGGGGAGTTGTtctttaataataaaaaaaacgagggTGCAACGGTTCCAtcttaattttgtttcttctccaTTTTCGCTTCTGcttgccctttttttccattccgcGTATCGTGAACCGGCGGCCACTTGAGAAATGATCGATTGGAGCACTCTTCTCGCACGCGTTGTCTCCGAATTGCGCTTTTACCATCCTGAGCAGCGGATCAATAAACGCCCTGTGGACGGGCCGCCCTGTGCCGCCAAgaaggaaaatatgttttgtatGCATTCCTTTCCCAACGGCGGACACTACGCGACAAGTGAATGcttcaccgaaaaaaaaaaacgcacaccaaTGTTTTGCGGCCTGAGCATATCGTGTGCTGTGTGCGTGGCTGATGCAGACgcgcgcgtgtttgtgtgtgcgttggcCTATGTATTATGCATACATGGTTTTCATCTGATGGAATTCCATTCATCTCACTAGCCGTTGTGCTACCGAAACTGAGGAATTTAATTATTCACAGTACTCGTTATCCTGCACACACTGTAGCACTGCTTACTGTAAACAGGGAAAGCGTATACTTATTGCTACACCAAAATCAAACACTTGTACGGCAgaagacagaaaaaaatcatgtgAACCACTCCGGAGGCATCATTGCCGCATCGCAAAATCTTGCTACGATTCttcacgcacgcacactcCATAACCGGTCAAACCTTCACGTGTATCACCGAGTGCATTAACTATATTACCCTTTGCGCCACACGAAATGCACGAAACGAAATGATTTTAAAGGAAAAACAGCGTCAGAAGATTGAGCTGCACCTCGTCGTCCGACtccattttcaaacaaaacgtcTTCTTCTTGTTTGCACTTTGTTGTGTGTCACAATTTGCTccagaatgtgtgtgtgtggagagaTCAGGCTGGACCATCGCCTGCAAAtgtcaaatttgacagcagtTCATCGAAGCTTTTCGAGTGAATTTTTTACATCCAATTTGTATTGCCCATTTCATTTAATTCTTACCAATGGTAAAGCGAAAGCTGTGCTTATTGCAGAGTACAACTTATTTTAGGATTCATAAAATATCAATCAAGGGTTTAAACTGCT
The Anopheles moucheti chromosome 2, idAnoMoucSN_F20_07, whole genome shotgun sequence genome window above contains:
- the LOC128309504 gene encoding protein mago nashi, which translates into the protein MSSTEDFYLRYYVGHKGKFGHEFLEFEFRPDGKLRYANNSNYKNDTMIRKEAYVHQAVMEELKRIILDSEIMAEDDSLWPPPDRVGRQELEIVIGDEHISFTTSKTGSLVDVNQSKDPEGLRGFYYLVQDLKCLVFSLIGLHFKIKPI
- the LOC128297444 gene encoding membrane-associated guanylate kinase, WW and PDZ domain-containing protein 2, whose translation is MSQSGPIGSNGMGVKSDSGKDAPQGGVSSDNNAQGGTGVHVPPSVTALEGNNNGQSVALNGVPGSAGGTPTNGGNGSISNNNLPPHPHHHNQHLHQQQQQQHNHHHHHHLPMQQQSNDGSVSIATGDSETGSFYDQKTDLSSHHLEDEDGLGPLPPKWEKAYTDSGEVYFIDHNTGTSHWLDPRLSKFQKKSLEDCQDDELPYGWEKICDPHYGTYYIDHVNRKTQYENPVLQAKRMQERGSSSTMLTVDGNGPGALDAGGQLGPNGNGGATGGVGGVGGRVNHFTKNPASLRGERLMTTLVKSIRGLGFTIVGGDDNVEEFLQIKSIVPNGPAWMDGQLKMGDVLVYVNDICVLGFTHHEMVNIFQSILPGEEVHLDICRGYPLPFDPNDPNTEVVTTIAVDGLVQNGGAVIADGELKFLENGGFMVDHSSAGSDVQQKNPLAKIQSSAMHGNGPTITSNGGDVYFNDTLSYQQHYNKGKQYDLVPEILHINIVKSDNGFGFTITDSSYGQRVKKILDRQCCKNLQEGDVLLSINSIPVKDMSHNEVVQVLKDCPKNIETTLKVQRGPGAAGGMLVGPGAVSSSSLPASSKLTNKLRKSIEMAKFGGNGGMLKKDGPGNLFRSKTPTADLYSTQTKEILPTRPKTPLVDTRARAKTPSLPLAELNAEEIELDGVGGGKSVTESKLELNMKSNSSTHDNDSIANDIGLYHHHHHQLHGDDPFQHHLQHPGHMKHQNLADRLGELTIGSSNNSTSDTAIYHNHGQSGNHQYQTGGFHQTNAMGGPGGGGVNGPPGGGYNQLYSPPLVPPPPVPPLGQGPYHHDNCFCYDCQDFRQQQQQQQQHHIQQQQQQHLMNRQFSAQQMHQMNPSPHGTYSLPPQMSDNIGKRLNDYLMDRKRSMQQTGNPGPPVGPIPQYDNLYLPHHHPLQQQQQGGPPHPPMHHLQQSPGGGNGMSLYDTQQQPPMGSHFYGNPVPSLHGPPGNSWKMVAPGQQQQHSPSQHPHHNIYGGPGMGGNNGYGGVHHGLDEYSLTEVTLERQALGFGFRIVGGTEEGSQVTVGHIVPGGAADKDTRIATGDEILNINGVNVENASHHRVVQLMGEAGLRGQVTMILRRRQLSKPMVPPPPPLPPNPRYPYNVLVTRKENEGFGFVIISSSGQFLGSSIGDLIPGSPAERCGELKIGDRIIAVNSIDITGMSHSDVVNLIKESGLQVKLTIDSPRDGIMHPAIGSLIQPSVPTSVPNGIGGTINGGGGGPMLSSNTDLYVSSNSTVSGSNGPTINRYPAIIS